In Polyodon spathula isolate WHYD16114869_AA unplaced genomic scaffold, ASM1765450v1 scaffolds_1573, whole genome shotgun sequence, the DNA window TTATCAAACCAGGTCAAACCGCCCTGCTGTTAATTTGCATGCATTGAAACCTTTTGTGTacgtgcaaaaaaaacaaacaaaaaaacacatttttttttttttattaaaacactttatTTAGTCTACACGGCATCTGGACAGACGACAgtgtgtttaaaattttttttatattaagtacGATGTGGTTCATACAACTCAGCTGGCTGTGGTACAATGAGAGACAGCAAGGCTCCGGTACACAGTGCTCTACAGCGCACAGGATACAAGCAGCGACGCGAGTGAATCGCCCCGCAGCGCCCTGGCACTCCGAGACACCGGCACCGCGCCTCTCTCCATGCCGCAGTCCGCTGGTTTGTAAGCCCAGatcgggggggtgggggaggggggaggtctCCGCTCACTTCTTCTTATGATCCTTGAAGAAATCGTTACACGCCATGGTGATGGCGCCGATCAGGATAATGTACTCGTTGAAGTCCACCTGCCCGTCTTTGTTTTGGTCCAGCATCGTCATGACTTTGTCGACCGCGACCTTGTCCTTGGGTTCCTACATTTGgaataaaaatcataataaatagAAGTGCGTCGTTCCTCTTACAGGATCTACAGCTCTGGTCTACAGCTGTGCATCCCCCCCCCTGTAGATGACACCTGCCgaatttaacatattgaattgcataccgcgaTGCTATCCCCCCCGTCCCCGTCTCCGTCCCATATagggacaaaaaaacaaaatgaaacatttcgaaatctgacatgaaatactgtactagtatcATGGCttccttctggtagacttttgcaatatcattttggagtttactggattatgttttttttttattattattatggatttttttttttttaaattaacgtctcaatcctaaaattctaggcgaggcaaaatgtttggccataggtGTAGACTAGTTCAAATTAGCTTGCattctttatattaaaatgagtgATTTAGGGTGTGCTTTTACACAAAGCGAGTTGGAGACTAGACAATATGAAGGCTCGGTGTTCCAGTGGTGAAAGGGGCTGgttccaggttcaaatcccagctcagccactgactccttgtgtgtgagaccctgagcaaatcacatcacctccttgtgctccgtccttcgatTGAGACgtcaaaacaaacgaggtcctattggaagcgactctgcgGCAGCAATTGTGATGCACAGCTCACCCCCATGGTCTCGGAGTCGCACTGGATAAAAGcgtctttcttttaaatatgcatgtgCTATTTTCTATCAGAACTGTATGGTTTCGTTAGCTCGGAAGGAATCTCCTCCTAGTAGCGGGGGAGTGAATACCGGCACCGGCGCAGGAGTGGATGAAAGCGCTCAGCAGCGCGACGGGAAGGGACTCACCCCGAGGAAGTTGCCCAGCTCGTTCTTGATGAGGTCTTTCAGCTCCCCGTTGCTCAGGGTGTATTTGTCTCCCTCCTTGCCGGAGTACTTGTGGAAAACGCTGATCATTGCAGTCATGGCGCCCTCGAGTTGAGACATGGTGAGAAATTGAGCGGAGTGCGAGCTGGcccgagaggagaggagagataaTTCATTAACACTCCAGAATACAACAAGGCAGTTTATCAATTATCATTCTTCACATCTCGATCTAGAGCAGCgcttcccagccctggtcctgggggagcccctgtgtctgctggttcttatctcaacccagctctcaattactgaactagacccttaacccAACTGATAGTTCGCTTAATTAGACCGTTAATCGCTCTCAGCTCTTAAAGTTGCAGAGCTCATgtttcttataaaatgttaaagCTGACTTGAACTCTGCCACGGTTTGTGAGCTGAACACAATGAAAGTGGtctaattaagggtctagttaagtaataaAAAGGCTTGAGAACCGCCGATCTATAGAAAACCCATTTCATCGAACTGAAAACTCCAGGTTTCAAATAGCTGTAGCGTTTCTGCTTCCCCCTTCAGATAGCTCGGTAGAAACAACCAGGCAGACTGAGGCTGGTTTAGTTTAAAATGTGGCACAGAGACTGGCAGATGAATTCAAACATCAGTCTACCTCGTTCTTTGTACCATGCTGTCGGAAGACAGAAGCCAAAACGtgactttaaaatgcattacagttttataaatatatagtaaaaaaaatacg includes these proteins:
- the LOC121309900 gene encoding protein S100-A1-like, with the protein product MSQLEGAMTAMISVFHKYSGKEGDKYTLSNGELKDLIKNELGNFLGEPKDKVAVDKVMTMLDQNKDGQVDFNEYIILIGAITMACNDFFKDHKKK